The Gordonia sp. KTR9 genome contains a region encoding:
- a CDS encoding tyrosine-protein phosphatase: MTATPGAPSPIPSLPNLRDLGGWRTVDGRTVRSGLLFRSTDFSALDISDVPALEALGLTAVYDLRSEHESEAIPDPVLPGASNIALDVLADAQMSIPANIGAVLADPAVVAEAGEMLSGGKARAMISGTYREMITLPSATAAYTRFFRGLLDDGTTPALVHCTTGKDRTGWAAAAFLTLLGVPADDVYRDYLLTNERLIPSLGHIFDGFAAAGGDPELLVGVLGVDAGYLDAAFDEVRTRFGGIEGYFSEALGLDAEDRRALRDRYLEG, encoded by the coding sequence GTGACTGCGACCCCCGGTGCGCCGAGCCCCATCCCGAGCCTGCCGAACCTGCGCGACCTCGGCGGCTGGCGCACCGTCGACGGCCGCACCGTCCGATCCGGGCTCCTGTTCCGCTCGACGGACTTCTCCGCCCTCGACATCTCCGACGTACCCGCGCTGGAGGCGCTGGGGCTGACGGCCGTGTACGACCTCAGGTCGGAGCACGAGAGCGAAGCCATCCCGGATCCCGTTCTGCCCGGTGCGTCGAACATCGCTCTCGACGTCCTCGCCGATGCGCAGATGTCGATTCCGGCCAACATCGGTGCGGTTCTCGCCGATCCCGCCGTCGTCGCAGAGGCAGGCGAGATGTTGTCGGGCGGCAAGGCGCGCGCGATGATCTCCGGGACCTATCGCGAGATGATCACGCTGCCCAGTGCGACCGCCGCCTACACCCGGTTCTTTCGAGGGCTGCTCGACGATGGGACGACGCCGGCCCTGGTGCACTGCACCACCGGCAAGGACCGAACCGGGTGGGCAGCCGCGGCGTTCCTGACCTTGCTCGGAGTGCCCGCGGACGACGTGTACCGCGACTACCTCCTCACCAACGAACGTCTCATCCCCTCGCTCGGGCACATCTTCGACGGGTTCGCCGCGGCCGGGGGTGATCCCGAACTGCTCGTCGGCGTACTGGGGGTCGACGCCGGTTACCTCGACGCGGCCTTCGACGAGGTGCGCACTCGTTTCGGCGGGATCGAGGGCTACTTCAGCGAGGCGCTGGGCCTGGACGCCGAAGACCGGCGAGCCCTCCGGGACCGCTACCTCGAGGGGTGA
- a CDS encoding alpha/beta hydrolase, which yields MSAADGALCRRLVATMISIAALVVTPAIPSIAGAEPGNGSTRAEALARAVADGRVLDLSVYSPSMKRSVPVRVLMPADRSVPRPTLYLLNGAGGGEGTGHWFEQTDIVDFVSDKNVNVVVPMRGAYSYYTDWVKVDPVLGRNKWTTFLTSELPPLIDQKLNTTGVNAIAGISMAGTSSLSLAESAPELYRAVASYSGCAETSTNLGRLAIRAVVEGRGGGDIANIWGPVGSPGWRAHDPVVNAYKLRGKAIYISTGTGVPGPHDQLQSQGIDGKTTIYIDQIAVGGAIEAATHQCTLNLDRRLKQLAIPATVDYTPGTHAWPYWQDQLVKSWPMLEGALTD from the coding sequence ATGTCCGCAGCGGATGGTGCTCTCTGCCGACGCCTGGTCGCCACCATGATCTCGATCGCGGCACTCGTTGTCACGCCGGCCATTCCGTCGATTGCCGGCGCGGAACCGGGAAACGGATCGACCCGGGCCGAGGCGTTGGCCCGCGCGGTCGCCGACGGCCGGGTCCTCGACCTGTCGGTCTACTCGCCGTCGATGAAACGCAGTGTGCCGGTGCGAGTGCTCATGCCGGCGGACCGATCGGTGCCCCGGCCGACGCTCTACCTGCTGAACGGCGCCGGTGGCGGAGAGGGTACCGGGCACTGGTTCGAGCAGACCGACATCGTCGATTTCGTCTCCGACAAGAATGTGAACGTGGTCGTGCCGATGCGCGGCGCATACAGCTATTACACCGACTGGGTGAAAGTCGACCCGGTTCTCGGGCGCAATAAATGGACGACCTTTCTGACCAGCGAATTGCCGCCGCTCATCGACCAGAAATTGAATACGACCGGGGTGAATGCGATCGCGGGGATCTCGATGGCGGGGACGTCGTCGCTGAGCCTCGCCGAGTCCGCGCCCGAGCTCTACCGGGCCGTCGCGTCCTACAGCGGATGTGCGGAGACGAGTACGAATCTGGGCCGGCTGGCGATCCGGGCGGTGGTCGAGGGCCGCGGCGGGGGTGACATCGCCAACATCTGGGGTCCGGTCGGGTCCCCGGGGTGGCGTGCCCACGATCCGGTCGTCAACGCCTACAAGTTGCGCGGCAAGGCGATCTACATCAGCACCGGCACGGGGGTTCCCGGGCCGCATGACCAGTTGCAGAGCCAGGGAATCGACGGGAAGACGACGATCTACATCGACCAGATCGCGGTCGGTGGCGCGATCGAGGCCGCGACGCACCAATGCACCTTGAATCTCGACCGCCGGCTCAAGCAACTCGCCATCCCCGCTACCGTCGACTACACACCCGGTACGCACGCCTGGCCGTACTGGCAGGACCAGCTCGTGAAGTCGTGGCCGATGCTCGAAGGCGCGCTCACCGACTGA
- a CDS encoding dipeptide ABC transporter ATP-binding protein translates to MTALITPPVSQTPLVEVTNLRVGFPSGARTVAAVDGVTFSIHRGQSVAIVGESGSGKSVTARSLVGLIGSGARVQADQLRVNGNDTRKFSEKRWRTLRGKEVGFVFQDALVSLDPLRTVGAEIAEVLTTHRVVARDEVDARVVELLASVGIPEPSLRAGQYPHQLSGGLRQRALIASALAAGPPLLIADEPTTALDVTVQAQILSLLEERKKDATALLLISHDLAVVSRIADYVYVMKDGVFVEHGPTRDVLGNPTHAYTRQLLDAVPAAHARGTRLSSTGGGAPLSRAPIADEVVLRAENLTKHFTLDAGRRLRAVDDVSLYVRRGETLGIVGESGSGKSTVARLLLNLERPDAGTVTIDGHDWAALTDKQVRRERQNIQVIYQDPLSSFDPRHTVARIVEEPLLAAGGMSRAERRDRVLEQLELVGLTRDHLNRRPRQLSGGQRQRVAIARALATRPDVIICDEPVSALDVSIQAQILDLLADVQRELGVAYVFISHHLGVIYHVSDRVLVMKDGRAVETGSVEDIFDEPAADYTRALLAAIPTLETERPDHTAGVPG, encoded by the coding sequence GTGACCGCGCTCATCACACCGCCCGTATCGCAGACGCCCCTGGTGGAGGTGACGAACCTACGGGTGGGATTCCCATCCGGAGCCCGCACCGTCGCCGCCGTCGACGGCGTCACGTTCAGCATCCACCGCGGTCAGAGCGTGGCCATCGTCGGTGAGTCCGGATCGGGCAAGAGCGTGACCGCTCGCAGTCTCGTGGGACTGATCGGTTCAGGCGCCCGGGTACAAGCAGATCAGCTGCGGGTGAACGGTAACGACACCCGGAAGTTCTCCGAGAAGCGGTGGCGGACCCTACGCGGCAAGGAGGTCGGGTTCGTCTTCCAGGACGCCCTGGTCTCACTCGACCCCCTCCGTACGGTGGGCGCGGAGATCGCCGAGGTACTCACCACCCACCGTGTCGTCGCACGCGACGAGGTCGACGCCCGGGTGGTCGAGCTCCTCGCCAGTGTCGGTATCCCGGAGCCCTCGTTGCGAGCCGGCCAATATCCCCATCAGCTCTCCGGTGGGCTGCGACAACGCGCTCTCATCGCGTCGGCCCTGGCGGCCGGGCCCCCGCTGCTGATCGCCGATGAACCGACCACTGCACTCGATGTCACCGTCCAGGCGCAGATCCTGAGCCTGCTCGAAGAACGCAAGAAGGATGCGACCGCCCTGCTGCTCATCAGCCATGACCTCGCGGTCGTGTCCCGCATCGCCGACTATGTCTATGTCATGAAGGACGGGGTCTTCGTCGAGCACGGACCGACCCGGGACGTACTGGGCAACCCTACGCACGCCTACACCCGGCAGCTCCTCGACGCCGTGCCGGCCGCCCACGCCCGGGGTACCCGTCTGTCGTCGACCGGCGGCGGAGCTCCCCTGTCGCGCGCACCCATCGCCGACGAGGTCGTCCTCCGAGCCGAGAATCTGACGAAACACTTCACACTCGACGCCGGGCGCCGCCTCCGCGCCGTCGATGACGTCAGTCTGTATGTCCGCCGCGGTGAGACACTCGGCATCGTCGGCGAATCCGGGTCGGGCAAGTCCACGGTCGCGCGCCTACTCCTGAATCTGGAGCGTCCCGACGCCGGAACCGTCACGATCGACGGACACGACTGGGCAGCTCTGACGGACAAGCAAGTTCGCCGGGAACGCCAGAACATCCAGGTGATCTACCAGGACCCGCTGAGTTCCTTCGACCCGCGCCACACCGTGGCACGCATCGTCGAAGAGCCACTGCTGGCCGCCGGGGGAATGTCCCGGGCCGAGCGTCGCGACCGCGTCCTCGAGCAGCTCGAACTCGTCGGCCTCACACGTGATCACCTCAACCGGCGACCCCGGCAGCTCTCCGGCGGCCAGCGTCAGCGGGTGGCCATCGCCCGCGCCCTGGCCACCCGTCCCGATGTCATCATCTGCGATGAACCCGTGTCCGCCCTCGACGTGTCGATCCAGGCCCAGATCCTCGACCTGCTCGCCGACGTGCAGCGCGAGCTGGGTGTCGCATATGTCTTCATCTCCCATCACCTGGGCGTGATCTACCACGTCTCCGACCGCGTTCTGGTGATGAAGGACGGCCGCGCGGTCGAGACCGGCAGTGTCGAGGACATCTTCGACGAGCCGGCCGCCGACTACACCCGAGCGCTGCTCGCGGCCATCCCCACGCTGGAGACCGAGCGACCCGACCACACGGCAGGAGTTCCCGGATGA
- a CDS encoding ABC transporter permease, translating to MTTPDVGTVPAGSVRFTAGPSWTQRVRRLRISVTLSSAFILLMTFVAVFPSWFTSRDPNAGDPLDMLLAPSWEHIFGTDQNGRDIYARIVYGAGPSLLIGVSATLFAVVVGTVIGVFAARGGRIGDWVVSRLLDVFLSIPGLLLVFLIVAARGPGTMTTIIGVAVVTMPSYARLVRGEVIRLRGAVFVEAARALGWSQANVVARHIVPNAIGPVLVLGTIGIGSAIGIASSLSFLGLGPQPPTAEWGSMLSASRTYFSVAWWPAVFPGLAITLTVLSVTVVGRYLQRRNDGRSTP from the coding sequence ATGACGACACCTGACGTCGGGACAGTGCCCGCGGGCTCGGTACGGTTCACCGCCGGACCGAGCTGGACACAACGAGTTCGACGTCTTCGGATCTCGGTGACATTGAGCAGCGCGTTCATTCTGCTGATGACGTTCGTCGCCGTCTTCCCGTCCTGGTTCACGAGTCGCGATCCCAATGCGGGCGATCCGCTCGACATGCTCCTGGCACCCAGTTGGGAGCACATCTTCGGGACCGACCAGAACGGCCGGGACATCTACGCCCGCATCGTCTACGGAGCGGGACCGTCCCTGCTCATCGGGGTGAGCGCCACTCTCTTCGCCGTTGTCGTCGGCACGGTGATAGGTGTGTTCGCCGCCCGCGGCGGTCGCATCGGCGACTGGGTCGTGTCCCGCCTGCTCGACGTGTTCCTCTCCATTCCCGGTCTGCTGCTGGTGTTCCTGATCGTGGCCGCACGCGGGCCCGGAACCATGACCACCATCATCGGTGTTGCCGTCGTGACCATGCCGAGCTATGCGCGACTCGTCCGCGGCGAGGTGATCCGTTTGCGCGGAGCGGTTTTCGTCGAGGCAGCTCGGGCACTGGGTTGGAGCCAGGCCAACGTCGTCGCACGACACATCGTCCCCAACGCGATCGGGCCCGTCCTCGTTCTCGGCACCATCGGCATCGGCTCGGCGATCGGGATAGCGTCCTCCTTGAGCTTCCTCGGCCTGGGACCCCAACCCCCCACCGCCGAGTGGGGCAGCATGCTCTCCGCGAGCCGCACCTACTTCTCCGTGGCGTGGTGGCCCGCCGTGTTCCCCGGTCTCGCCATCACCCTGACCGTTCTCTCGGTGACCGTCGTCGGACGGTACCTGCAGCGCCGCAACGACGGACGGAGCACCCCGTGA
- the solA gene encoding N-methyl-L-tryptophan oxidase, with the protein MSTSRVDTVVVGGGAMGSAAAWHLAQRGVETVLLERFTPGHTNGASHGSSRIFRTSYADATYAGLALEAQQQWRQLEAETGTSLLTVTGGVDQGHPPYLAEIAGTLGELGVEHHWLPPEEATRRWPGISFPDRVLFYPGSGRLHADDAVTALQNAAVARGAEVRHNTQVLSIEVDGDDAVAVRTDDHEYLARRVVVAAGAWAEKLVGHLVPLPAIRVTQEQPAHFAPLDRTVEWPSFTISHDPDAPETRPFGGVYGLSSGDEGVKVGFHGVGPVVDPDHRDFTAEPRQLAALQDYVREWIPGVDADRPVPISCTYATTADSNFIIDRVGPVTVAAGFSGHGFKFVPAIGRLLADLTAGKNAPTLFSFRERTAERVS; encoded by the coding sequence ATGAGCACGAGTCGCGTCGACACCGTCGTCGTTGGTGGCGGGGCGATGGGTTCGGCGGCAGCATGGCACCTCGCTCAGCGGGGAGTCGAGACGGTGCTGCTCGAGCGCTTCACGCCCGGCCACACCAATGGCGCGTCGCACGGCAGCTCGCGGATCTTCCGCACGTCCTACGCCGACGCGACCTACGCGGGGTTGGCTCTCGAGGCGCAGCAGCAATGGCGTCAGCTGGAAGCCGAAACGGGGACGTCGTTGCTGACCGTGACCGGCGGGGTCGATCAGGGCCACCCGCCGTATCTGGCCGAGATCGCCGGCACGCTCGGCGAGCTCGGCGTCGAACATCACTGGCTTCCCCCGGAGGAGGCGACGCGACGGTGGCCCGGCATCTCGTTCCCCGATCGCGTGCTGTTCTACCCGGGAAGCGGGCGACTGCACGCCGACGACGCCGTGACCGCGCTGCAGAACGCTGCGGTGGCTCGCGGCGCCGAGGTCCGACACAACACCCAGGTGCTCTCGATCGAGGTCGACGGCGACGACGCCGTTGCCGTCCGGACAGACGACCATGAATACCTCGCCCGGCGGGTGGTCGTGGCCGCCGGCGCATGGGCCGAGAAGCTCGTCGGTCACCTCGTGCCGCTACCCGCGATCCGCGTGACCCAGGAGCAACCCGCGCATTTCGCACCTCTCGACCGCACCGTCGAATGGCCGAGTTTCACCATCTCGCACGATCCGGACGCACCCGAAACACGGCCCTTCGGAGGCGTTTACGGACTCTCCTCCGGCGACGAGGGCGTCAAGGTCGGATTCCACGGCGTCGGTCCGGTCGTCGATCCCGACCATCGCGACTTCACCGCGGAGCCGCGTCAGCTGGCGGCCCTGCAGGACTACGTCCGCGAGTGGATCCCCGGCGTCGACGCCGACCGGCCAGTCCCGATCAGTTGCACCTACGCGACGACGGCGGACTCCAACTTCATCATCGACCGCGTGGGCCCGGTGACCGTCGCGGCCGGATTCTCCGGGCACGGTTTCAAGTTCGTGCCCGCCATCGGTCGGCTCCTCGCCGATCTCACCGCGGGGAAGAACGCCCCCACGTTGTTCTCGTTCCGCGAACGTACTGCAGAAAGAGTGTCCTGA
- a CDS encoding glutathione S-transferase C-terminal domain-containing protein — translation MSDYASPADIARYGAYSISRRPDDTRPLYRFGGRLSSDGSTPYPAVPDRYHVYAGWFCPWSQRITLAVELAGLSGIVGVSHVDSARDARGWAFRQTHGPDPVNGFTLLRDAYEHTEPGFDGHISVPVLWDRTENRIVSNDFGTLDIDLASQYDVTESGGIELYPPALRAQIDDLETWLRADVNGTADAAASGSPEAAATLKTAFADLDGRLAHSRFLLGDAVTLADTRLFVTLVRYDAAAARSGAPRLREFGELWRYARDLYALPAFTATTDFGSFAGGDIVVADWRNPVAADQ, via the coding sequence TTGTCCGACTACGCCAGTCCCGCCGACATCGCCAGATACGGCGCGTACTCGATATCCAGGCGGCCCGACGACACCCGCCCGTTGTACCGGTTCGGGGGCCGGCTCAGCAGCGACGGTTCCACGCCGTATCCCGCGGTCCCCGACCGCTACCACGTATACGCGGGCTGGTTCTGCCCATGGTCACAGCGGATCACTCTGGCCGTCGAACTCGCCGGCCTGTCCGGGATCGTCGGTGTCAGCCATGTCGACAGCGCGCGTGACGCACGCGGCTGGGCTTTCCGCCAGACACACGGCCCCGATCCCGTCAACGGCTTCACGTTGCTTCGCGATGCCTACGAGCACACCGAGCCCGGATTCGACGGCCACATCTCGGTTCCCGTGTTGTGGGACCGCACCGAGAACCGGATCGTCAGCAACGATTTCGGGACACTCGACATCGACCTCGCATCGCAGTACGACGTAACCGAATCCGGCGGGATCGAGCTGTATCCGCCTGCGCTACGCGCACAGATCGATGATCTGGAAACCTGGCTGCGCGCCGACGTCAACGGCACCGCCGACGCGGCGGCGAGTGGCAGCCCGGAGGCGGCCGCCACGCTGAAGACGGCATTCGCCGATCTCGACGGGCGACTGGCGCACAGCAGGTTCCTGCTCGGCGACGCCGTCACGCTCGCCGACACCAGGTTGTTCGTGACGTTGGTTCGCTACGACGCGGCGGCCGCGCGGTCGGGGGCCCCGCGCCTACGCGAATTCGGAGAGCTCTGGCGTTACGCGCGGGACCTCTACGCACTCCCGGCTTTCACCGCGACCACCGACTTCGGGTCCTTCGCCGGCGGCGACATCGTGGTCGCCGATTGGCGGAATCCCGTGGCGGCCGACCAGTGA
- a CDS encoding ABC transporter substrate-binding protein — MATPTTSVRHKRRHRTKATVLATLTACLIAACGSGNGGDSPAATGDPVDGGTLRFASASGPGDCLDPHQSPADVAGFYARPILDSLVALNKDGTLAPWLATEWSVSPDQRTCSFTLRDDVTFSNGEKFDGNAVKANFDHIVDPATKSQLAANTIATYTGTKVIDPTHVEVTFSEPNSAFLPSAATAYLGIEAPSTLTKGPDALCSKIVGTGPFVSPDGYQPNKGIDYVRNDAYNWGPGNAGHTGKAYLQGISIKEISEDSSRYGALTSNQVDAIASVPPVNVSQLKETPGFTVDTEQAPGGNYNYYPNTARGAFADLKVREAFRAGINWDAIVDKLYFGVFQPAKNTLSPATVGYNKESESAYAFDEDKANTLLDEAGWIAKDGEGYRTKNGQRLTVVHPFLADIAREQRDTLLEQVQSSAKKLGIDYQIKNVTVDEYLSRLYRGDYDVADISWQRASPDALRTLSHSSNIPALPDTFGTNFARYSNPAVDADLVAALGETDLTKQSEIYGRAQQQIADDAAVFPVFVFNYALGRRDKVQGVEFEPQAFPTFYDAWLAP, encoded by the coding sequence ATGGCCACCCCGACCACGTCCGTCCGGCACAAACGGAGACATCGAACCAAGGCCACAGTCCTGGCGACACTGACGGCGTGCCTCATCGCCGCCTGCGGCTCCGGCAATGGCGGTGATTCGCCTGCGGCAACCGGCGACCCGGTCGACGGCGGTACGCTCCGATTCGCCAGCGCCAGCGGGCCCGGCGACTGCCTCGACCCACACCAGAGCCCGGCAGATGTCGCGGGTTTCTACGCGCGGCCGATTCTCGATTCGCTGGTGGCCCTGAACAAGGACGGGACCCTGGCTCCGTGGCTGGCCACCGAGTGGAGCGTCTCCCCTGATCAGCGGACCTGCAGCTTCACCCTGCGCGATGACGTGACCTTCTCCAACGGAGAGAAGTTCGACGGCAACGCCGTGAAGGCGAACTTCGACCACATCGTCGACCCGGCGACCAAGTCCCAACTGGCCGCCAACACCATCGCCACCTACACCGGCACCAAGGTCATCGATCCCACCCATGTGGAAGTGACTTTCTCGGAACCCAATTCGGCCTTCCTGCCGTCAGCGGCCACCGCATACCTCGGAATCGAGGCCCCCTCGACGTTGACCAAGGGGCCGGATGCGCTGTGCAGCAAGATCGTCGGGACCGGCCCATTCGTCAGCCCGGACGGGTACCAGCCCAACAAGGGTATCGACTACGTCCGAAACGACGCCTACAACTGGGGACCGGGGAACGCCGGTCATACCGGTAAGGCGTACCTGCAGGGCATCAGCATCAAAGAGATCTCGGAGGACTCGTCACGGTATGGGGCGCTGACCAGCAACCAGGTCGATGCCATCGCCAGCGTTCCGCCGGTCAACGTCTCTCAGCTCAAAGAGACACCGGGTTTCACCGTCGACACCGAACAGGCACCCGGCGGAAACTACAACTACTACCCCAACACGGCCCGGGGTGCCTTCGCGGATCTCAAGGTGCGGGAGGCGTTCCGCGCCGGGATCAACTGGGACGCCATCGTCGACAAGCTCTACTTCGGGGTCTTCCAGCCGGCGAAGAACACGCTGAGCCCCGCGACGGTGGGCTACAACAAGGAAAGCGAATCCGCGTACGCCTTCGACGAGGACAAGGCGAACACCCTTCTCGACGAGGCTGGTTGGATCGCCAAGGACGGCGAGGGATACCGCACCAAGAACGGACAGCGACTGACCGTCGTACATCCCTTCCTCGCGGACATTGCCCGAGAACAGCGCGACACACTGCTCGAACAGGTGCAGTCGTCGGCCAAGAAGCTCGGGATCGACTATCAGATCAAGAATGTCACCGTCGACGAGTACCTGTCGCGCCTCTATCGCGGCGACTACGACGTCGCCGACATCAGCTGGCAGCGTGCATCTCCCGATGCGCTTCGCACACTGTCGCATTCGTCGAACATCCCGGCACTGCCGGACACGTTCGGCACCAATTTCGCCCGGTATTCGAACCCGGCAGTCGATGCTGATCTGGTCGCCGCTCTGGGCGAGACGGACCTGACCAAGCAGTCCGAGATCTACGGCCGCGCTCAGCAACAGATCGCCGACGATGCCGCGGTGTTCCCGGTCTTCGTGTTCAATTACGCGCTCGGCCGCAGAGACAAGGTCCAGGGTGTCGAGTTCGAGCCACAGGCATTCCCCACCTTCTACGATGCCTGGCTCGCACCATGA
- a CDS encoding MSMEG_6728 family protein: protein MQTFLPYPDFRRSADVLDPARLGKQRVETLQILRALELFDYGWTSHPAVMMWRGHTPALVAYGLAVVDVWTREGRADSTAAMIAEFAPDVVGRPQSELAAQGLMPEWLGDDRLHRSHRAALLRKAPDFYGAVFDDVDDEQPYFWPAPPVAEVRDLDAPTRTVWVVRATSDEQYAEFRRRRIVGFGTESGVDVDATAGADASLRTLLKERSPGRRPGKDLRVLASFVSDLAAGDEVAILPPQNTGAVDVDTLVLGVVDGDYEFSTRGKTLTPHRRRVRWTGTLERAAVTPPALLQNPRTLFPASVTP, encoded by the coding sequence ATGCAAACGTTCCTGCCCTACCCGGATTTCCGGCGCTCCGCCGACGTCCTCGACCCCGCCAGGCTCGGCAAACAGCGGGTCGAGACATTGCAGATCCTGCGGGCGCTCGAACTCTTCGACTACGGCTGGACCAGTCATCCCGCGGTGATGATGTGGCGTGGGCACACCCCGGCACTGGTCGCCTACGGGCTCGCCGTCGTCGATGTGTGGACTCGCGAAGGGCGTGCGGACAGCACCGCGGCGATGATCGCCGAGTTCGCGCCCGATGTGGTGGGGCGACCCCAGTCCGAGTTGGCCGCGCAGGGTCTGATGCCCGAGTGGCTGGGGGATGACAGGCTGCATCGCAGTCATCGTGCCGCGCTGCTCCGCAAGGCGCCGGACTTCTACGGCGCCGTGTTCGACGACGTCGATGACGAGCAACCGTACTTCTGGCCTGCTCCGCCCGTCGCCGAGGTCCGTGACCTGGATGCGCCGACCCGCACCGTATGGGTTGTGCGGGCGACCTCGGACGAGCAGTACGCCGAATTCCGACGTCGGCGGATCGTCGGGTTCGGCACCGAGTCCGGCGTCGACGTCGACGCGACGGCGGGCGCCGACGCGTCCCTCCGGACGCTGCTGAAGGAGCGCAGTCCGGGGCGTCGGCCGGGAAAGGACCTCCGCGTGCTGGCGTCCTTCGTCTCCGACCTGGCGGCCGGGGACGAGGTCGCCATCCTTCCACCGCAGAACACCGGTGCCGTGGACGTGGACACGCTCGTGCTCGGCGTGGTGGATGGCGACTACGAGTTCTCGACCCGCGGCAAGACGCTCACGCCGCATCGCCGCCGCGTCCGGTGGACCGGCACGCTCGAGCGGGCGGCCGTCACCCCGCCGGCGTTGCTGCAGAACCCGCGCACACTGTTCCCCGCGTCCGTGACACCCTGA
- a CDS encoding ABC transporter permease has product MTVIEAVAGPTQVPRTRTVGRAVARRLLVSLFVLWGAITATFLVIHAGGGSPINAIIGPNQVSPEVRAQIISDYKLDDPIVVQYVNYFWRLLHGDLGQSYALRMPVSEAIAGQIWPTMQLVTVSAVLSLVVALVIGLATANRPGLIRGPVTSLEVLTVAIPTFWLGILLLTVFSFNLNWFPSVGSDGIASLVLPTIALSATPAALLSQVLRHGVEQTLHEPFVVTARSRGIGQTAVLVRHVIRHAAMPVITMWGLIVGTLISGAVVVEQVFSREGLGRLTIAAVIGKDLPLILGVVIIAATFYTIVNTLIDAAYGWLDPRLRDATSPVPSGPIDGRRADDDT; this is encoded by the coding sequence ATGACGGTGATCGAAGCGGTGGCCGGTCCGACCCAGGTCCCGCGTACGCGGACCGTGGGTCGGGCGGTCGCCCGCCGGCTACTCGTGTCGCTCTTCGTGTTGTGGGGCGCGATCACCGCGACCTTCCTCGTGATCCACGCGGGCGGCGGGTCGCCGATCAACGCCATCATCGGACCGAACCAGGTCTCGCCCGAGGTCCGCGCCCAGATCATCAGCGACTACAAGCTCGACGACCCGATCGTCGTGCAGTACGTCAACTACTTCTGGAGGCTCCTGCACGGTGACCTCGGGCAGTCCTACGCGTTGCGGATGCCCGTGAGCGAGGCCATCGCCGGACAGATCTGGCCCACGATGCAACTCGTGACGGTCTCGGCGGTCCTGTCGCTGGTGGTCGCCCTCGTGATAGGACTGGCGACCGCCAACCGTCCGGGTCTGATCCGGGGACCGGTGACCTCGCTCGAGGTGCTGACGGTCGCGATTCCGACGTTCTGGCTCGGCATCCTGCTGCTGACGGTCTTCTCCTTCAACCTGAACTGGTTTCCCTCGGTCGGGTCCGACGGCATCGCATCACTGGTGTTGCCGACGATCGCTCTCTCGGCAACCCCGGCAGCCCTGCTCTCTCAGGTACTGCGCCATGGCGTCGAGCAGACCCTCCACGAACCGTTCGTGGTGACCGCGAGATCGCGGGGCATCGGTCAGACGGCGGTACTCGTGCGGCACGTCATCCGGCACGCGGCGATGCCGGTCATCACCATGTGGGGGCTGATCGTCGGCACACTGATCAGCGGTGCTGTCGTCGTCGAACAGGTGTTTTCACGAGAAGGACTGGGCCGGTTGACCATTGCGGCCGTCATCGGCAAGGACCTGCCCCTGATCCTCGGCGTCGTCATCATCGCCGCGACCTTCTACACCATCGTGAACACGCTGATCGACGCCGCATACGGGTGGCTGGACCCGCGTCTGCGCGACGCCACATCCCCGGTCCCCTCGGGGCCCATCGACGGAAGACGAGCAGATGACGACACCTGA